The following coding sequences lie in one Apium graveolens cultivar Ventura chromosome 3, ASM990537v1, whole genome shotgun sequence genomic window:
- the LOC141712703 gene encoding DELLA protein GAI-like, translating into MVTKRDRPPEKPQPGSSSLSNPKAKMWIDDQPDTMDELLAVLGYKVRASDMTVIAKKLEQLEVAMGIDTVNGATQLSETTHYNPSDISNWVESMLTELGPSSMSNTQAGLINDNQNYDLRAIPGGAIYGGDGSTNSSSKRMKVDLVSESCGVESGPGPLVVDSQEAGVRLVHTLLACAEAIQVDDLKLADALVKHISLLSTSQVGSMRKVASYFAHALARKIYKIFPQDSMEVSFLDMYQMHFYESCPYLKFAHFTANQAILEAFAGCSKVHVIDFGLKQGMQWPALLQALALRNGGPPSFRLTGIGPPQPDNTDALQEVGYKLAQLAESIGIEFEFRGFVANSLADIDASMLNIRPREEEAVAVNSVFELHRLLARPGGIEKVLKSIKLMNPKIVTIVEQESNHNSPVFLDRFTQALHYYSTMFDSLETTGFTQTNDTQDLLMSDVYLGRQICNVVSCEGTDRVERHETLTQWRTRMSEAGFDSVHLGSNAYKQASMLLALFASGDGYQVEESDGSLMLGWHTRSLIATSAWQLVGLV; encoded by the coding sequence ATGGTAACTAAACGAGATCGCCCCCCTGAGAAACCCCAACCTGGTTCATCATCTCTATCGAATCCTAAAGCCAAGATGTGGATTGATGATCAACCAGACACAATGGACGAGCTTCTGGCTGTTTTGGGCTACAAAGTTCGTGCATCTGATATGACTGTTATTGCAAAGAAGCTTGAACAGCTTGAAGTAGCTATGGGTATTGATACTGTTAATGGTGCTACTCAGCTTTCTGAAACTACTCATTACAATCCTTCTGATATCTCTAACTGGGTTGAGAGTATGTTGACTGAGCTTGGTCCTTCTTCCATGTCGAATACTCAAGCTGGTTTGATAAATGATAATCAGAATTACGATCTTAGAGCTATTCCAGGCGGTGCGATATACGGTGGCGATGGTAGTACTAATAGTAGTAGTAAGAGAATGAAAGTTGATTTGGTTAGTGAAAGTTGTGGAGTTGAATCAGGGCCAGGGCCTTTGGTTGTTGATTCTCAGGAAGCTGGTGTAAGACTTGTGCACACTTTGTTAGCTTGTGCTGAAGCCATTCAGGTGGATGATTTGAAGTTAGCTGATGCGCTTGTGAAGCATATTAGTTTGCTTTCGACTTCACAGGTTGGATCCATGAGGAAAGTGGCTAGCTATTTTGCTCATGCCCTGGCGAGGAAGATTTATAAGATTTTTCCTCAGGATTCTATGGAGGTTTCTTTTTTGGATATGTATCAGATGCATTTTTACGAGTCGTGCCCGTATTTGAAATTCGCCCATTTCACTGCTAATCAGGCTATTCTGGAAGCTTTTGCTGGTTGTAGTAAAGTTCATGTGATTGATTTCGGATTGAAGCAAGGAATGCAATGGCCTGCGCTTTTGCAAGCATTGGCATTGCGAAATGGTGGTCCGCCTAGTTTTAGATTAACTGGGATTGGACCGCCACAGCCTGATAATACGGATGCGTTACAAGAAGTGGGATACAAATTAGCCCAATTAGCAGAGTCAATTGGGATTGAGTTTGAATTCCGGGGATTTGTTGCAAACTCCCTAGCGGATATCGACGCATCCATGCTCAATATCCGCCCTAGGGAGGAAGAGGCTGTAGCTGTGAACTCCGTTTTCGAGCTTCACAGGCTATTAGCCCGTCCAGGCGGGATTGAAAAAGTATTGAAATCAATCAAGCTCATGAATCCAAAAATTGTTACTATTGTTGAGCAAGAATCAAACCACAATAGTCCAGTGTTCCTGGACAGGTTTACTCAAGCATTACATTACTACTCAACAATGTTTGACTCGCTCGAGACAACCGGGTTCACTCAGACTAATGACACTCAAGATTTACTCATGTCGGATGTGTACCTAGGAAGACAGATCTGTAACGTGGTATCATGTGAAGGAACTGACCGAGTTGAGCGACACGAGACATTAACTCAGTGGAGGACAAGGATGAGTGAGGCCGGGTTTGACTCAGTTCATCTCGGGTCCAATGCATATAAACAGGCTAGTATGTTATTGGCTCTGTTTGCTAGTGGGGACGGGTATCAGGTGGAAGAAAGTGACGGGTCACTTATGTTGGGTTGGCATACTCGTTCACTTATAGCTACCTCGGCTTGGCAACTCGTGGGACTAGTTTGA
- the LOC141714536 gene encoding uncharacterized protein LOC141714536 has translation MFFADDCFIFSKASTEYANTIQTMLGVFEKASGQLVNIDKSTVFSSKNTCNYLKNDLCSQLGFKEAGDNSTYLGLPSFISRKKSVTFGYVKDRLKERLQGWGKKNLSRAGNEILLKSSAQTLPNYTMNVFLIPVNICNELEKDMCKYWWRSNSSNQKSIHWMSWERMSERKGVGGMGFRNIRDLNIALLGK, from the coding sequence ATGTTCTTTGCCGATGACTGTTTCATATTTAGCAAAGCCTCCACGGAGTATGCTAACACGATTCAGACAATGCTGGGAGTTTTCGAAAAGGCATCTGGACAGCTGGTCAACATTGACAAGTCAACAGTGTTTTCCAGTAAAAATACTTGTAATTATCTCAAAAATGATCTATGCAGTCAACTTGGTTTTAAGGAAGCAGGAGACAACAGTACATATTTAGGCTTGCCTAGTTTCATCTCAAGGAAAAAATCTGTGACTTTTGGCTATGTTAAAGATAGATTGAAGGAAAGACTACAAGGTTGGGGAAAGAAGAACCTATCACGAGCAGGAAATGAGATACTGCTCAAAAGCTCAGCACAGACATTACCAAATTATACTATGAATGTGTTTCTTATCCCAGTGAATATTTGCAATGAACTCGAAAAAGATATGTGTAAGTATTGGTGGCGATCAAATTCCTCGAATCAAAAATCTATACACTGGATGTCTTGGGAGAGAATGAGTGAAAGAAAAGGTGTTGGTGGCATGGGATTTCGCAACATAAGAGACTTGAATATAGCACTTCTCGGAAAATAG